TCACTTTATCAAAGCCTGCTTTAACCGTTCCACCAACTAATTGCGTCGGTGAATCCGGTGTAACGAGCTGTGGAAAAGTTTGTTCGAGTTCGACCAACCGTTCATACTTTTGATCATACACACTATCTTCAACGTTCGGCGCATCTTCGTCATAGTACTGCCGACGCCATTCATTTAACGTTTGCCGTAAAGCAGCCGCTTCATCAGCCGCCTGCTCAACCGTCATTGTGTTGGGTTTGTCCGCCATCAGCCAGTCCTCCTAACTAGTCCTGTACTTTTTGGATCGGTGCAAATGCGGCTAATAACCGCTTGATTCCTTCAGATTTGAAAGCAATGTCTAGTTCAGCATCTTCACCAGCACCGGAGACCTTCACGACCGTTCCGGTTCCCCACTTACGATGCTTGACTTTATCACCGATCGACCAACTATTCTTGTCAGCACCCGTGCCACTAGCCTTCTTGACCGTGGCCCGCGTCCCCACTGGATTCTTTTTATATGAAGGTGTAAAAGCACGCCGTTCACGATCCGCACCAAATGGAACTTTAGGACCAGTGCTACTTGCACCATCCAACGTATTTTCATTTTTGAGTAATTCTGGTTCGATTTCTTCAACGAAACGGGAAGCCGGATTATTCTGCCGCCGACCGTAAAGCATCCGTGAGTATGCATTGGTCAAGTACAGCTTCTTCTCAGCCCGCGTAATCCCAACGTATGCTAACCGCCGTTCTTCTTCCAGCTCGTCTTCATCCATCATTGCCCGGGACAGTGGGAAGATACCTTCTTCCATCCCAATCAAGAAAACAACCGGAAATTCTAGCCCCTTCGCTGCATGTAACGTCATCAGCGTCACGGCTTGGGGTTCTTCCTCAACGTTATCCACATCCGAAACCAGTGCTAAATCCGCTAAGAAGTCCACGAATTTGTCACTATCTTCATCTTCAGGTTGATAACTATCATCGAATTGTTTGGTGACAGACAAGAATTCTTCAATGTTTTCGATACGGGCTTGTGCCTCTAACGATTTCGTTGCCTTAGCATCTTTCAACGCCTTCATGTAACCCGTGCGGTCAAGAATCTCTTGTGTTAAATCCGTCACGGATAAGTATTCCCGCATAGCGCGCAATTCATTCATCGTCGCTGCAAACTTCGCTAAAGCACCCTTCGCTCGTGCTGAAATGCCATTAGCCATATCAACATTGCTAGCTGCTTCCAACATGGAATAACCCGCTTCATCCGCGAACAACCGCAATTTTTCAACACTCGTTTGACCAATGCCGCGCTTAGGTTCATTAACGACCCGTTCAAAGTTCATTGAATCTTGATCGTTCACTGCCAAAGTCAAGTAGGATAAGACGTCCCGAATTTCTTTACGGTCATAGAACTTATTACCACCGACCATTGTATAGGGGATGTTCGCCTTAACGAGTGACTCTTCCATTACCCGGGATTGTGCGTTCGTCCGATAAAGGATCGCAAAATCGCCGTAGTCCATTTTGTCCTGCTGCATGCTTTCTTGAATCTTGGCAATGACAAAGTGAGTTTCATCACTTTCACTCTGACCACGATAATAAGAAATCTTGTCACCCGGTTCATTCTCAGTCCATAATTTCTTCGGCCGCCGCGTTGAATTATTGTTAATAACTGCATTAGCCGCCGACAAAATTGTCTTTGTCGAACGATAGTTTTGCTCCAACATCACCGTGTCAGCTTGCGGATAATCCTTTTCGAAATCGAGAATATTTTCCATGTTGGCACCCCGCCAACCATAGATGGATTGATCCGCATCCCCAACTACACACAAATTTTTATATTTGTCAGCTAACAAGTTGACTAACGTATACTGTGCGTTATTAGTATCTTGATATTCATCCACGTGAATATAATGGAATTTGTTTTGGTACCACGCCAGCGTTTCTGGATTCTGCTTGAATAATTGAATCGTCAGCATGATCAGATCATCAAAGTCAACGGCTTGATCAGCCGCTAATTCACGTTGGTATTGCAAATAAACGTCTGCCACGACACTCTCAAAGGGACTGGCAGCCGATTCTTTATACATCTCCGGCGTTTGTAAGTCATTTTTCGCATTTGAAATTGCGGATAAGATTGACCGTGGATCAAATTTTTTCGAATCGATATTTTGTTCCGTCAAGATTCGTTTGACTAAGGTCCGTTGCTCGCTAGTGCCGGCGATTGTGAACGCTCGGTTATACCCGATTTGTTCAATGTCACGTCGTAAAATTCGGACACACAGGGCATGGAACGTTGAGACCCAGACCTCCTGCGCCGATTCACCTAACAGCTTACCAACCCGTTCACGCATTTCGCGTGCGGCCTTGTTCGTAAACGTAATCGCTAAAACATTCCAGGGGTTGACCCCTTGCTCTTCAATTAAATAAGCTACCCGGTGCGTCAATACACGGGTCTTCCCCGAGCCCGCACCGGCCATAATTAGTAGCGGTCCTTCTGTGTCTAAAACGGCTTCTTGCTGCTTGTCATTCATTCCTGCCAATAGGCTTTCTTTCGACACGCTGTTCGCCACCCTTTCTAAAAATCAGTCACCAAA
This Lactiplantibacillus plantarum DNA region includes the following protein-coding sequences:
- the pcrA gene encoding DNA helicase PcrA, whose amino-acid sequence is MSKESLLAGMNDKQQEAVLDTEGPLLIMAGAGSGKTRVLTHRVAYLIEEQGVNPWNVLAITFTNKAAREMRERVGKLLGESAQEVWVSTFHALCVRILRRDIEQIGYNRAFTIAGTSEQRTLVKRILTEQNIDSKKFDPRSILSAISNAKNDLQTPEMYKESAASPFESVVADVYLQYQRELAADQAVDFDDLIMLTIQLFKQNPETLAWYQNKFHYIHVDEYQDTNNAQYTLVNLLADKYKNLCVVGDADQSIYGWRGANMENILDFEKDYPQADTVMLEQNYRSTKTILSAANAVINNNSTRRPKKLWTENEPGDKISYYRGQSESDETHFVIAKIQESMQQDKMDYGDFAILYRTNAQSRVMEESLVKANIPYTMVGGNKFYDRKEIRDVLSYLTLAVNDQDSMNFERVVNEPKRGIGQTSVEKLRLFADEAGYSMLEAASNVDMANGISARAKGALAKFAATMNELRAMREYLSVTDLTQEILDRTGYMKALKDAKATKSLEAQARIENIEEFLSVTKQFDDSYQPEDEDSDKFVDFLADLALVSDVDNVEEEPQAVTLMTLHAAKGLEFPVVFLIGMEEGIFPLSRAMMDEDELEEERRLAYVGITRAEKKLYLTNAYSRMLYGRRQNNPASRFVEEIEPELLKNENTLDGASSTGPKVPFGADRERRAFTPSYKKNPVGTRATVKKASGTGADKNSWSIGDKVKHRKWGTGTVVKVSGAGEDAELDIAFKSEGIKRLLAAFAPIQKVQD